In one Erythrobacteraceae bacterium WH01K genomic region, the following are encoded:
- a CDS encoding molybdopterin-binding protein codes for MSATGSNRIWTAGLVVIGDEILSGRTHDKNIAQVASWLQMQGIRLAEVRVVPDVEDRIVEAVNALREANDYLFTTGGIGPTHDDITVDAVARALGTGVVIHPDARALLERYYADKPGGLTEARLRMARVPDGADLIPNRMSGAPGIRIGNVFLMAGVPHITAGMLDALTGTLEGGMPLKSETIGCWTSESEVADILRETEAAHEQCQIGSYPFFREGKVGANFVIRSVDAEELSSCVHTLCDALGTAGLDFTPGGI; via the coding sequence ATGAGCGCAACAGGCAGCAACCGGATCTGGACCGCGGGTCTCGTCGTGATCGGCGACGAAATCCTGTCGGGCCGCACGCATGACAAGAACATCGCGCAGGTCGCGAGCTGGCTGCAGATGCAGGGCATCAGGCTGGCCGAAGTCCGCGTCGTCCCCGACGTGGAGGACCGTATCGTCGAAGCGGTGAACGCCCTGCGCGAGGCGAACGACTATCTTTTCACCACGGGGGGTATCGGGCCGACCCACGACGATATCACCGTCGATGCAGTGGCCCGCGCGCTGGGCACAGGCGTCGTCATCCATCCCGATGCCCGCGCTTTGCTGGAACGCTATTATGCCGACAAGCCGGGCGGACTGACAGAAGCCCGGCTGCGCATGGCACGCGTGCCCGACGGGGCGGACCTTATTCCGAACCGTATGTCCGGGGCGCCCGGCATCCGGATTGGCAACGTCTTTCTGATGGCGGGCGTGCCGCACATCACGGCTGGAATGCTCGATGCGCTCACCGGAACGCTGGAAGGCGGAATGCCGCTGAAAAGCGAGACGATCGGCTGCTGGACCTCCGAAAGCGAAGTCGCCGATATCCTGCGCGAGACGGAAGCTGCGCACGAACAATGCCAGATCGGCAGCTACCCCTTCTTCCGCGAAGGCAAGGTAGGGGCCAATTTCGTGATCCGGTCCGTCGATGCCGAAGAACTGTCGAGCTGCGTCCATACGCTTTGCGATGCGCTGGGCACTGCCGGGCTCGATTTCACGCCGGGCGGTATCTGA